A section of the Ciceribacter thiooxidans genome encodes:
- a CDS encoding cytochrome b/b6 domain-containing protein has protein sequence MNEAVRKMPGTVSGRSPRPEVVKVWDPLVRLFHWSLVGFFTFSYLTGDEWKSAHIISGYVIAGLIAIRVLWGLFGSHHARFSSFVYSPRTVLSFLLDTARMRAKRYIGHNPAGGAMVVALLLMISGIVTSGYMMTTDAFWGVEWVEEVHQTCVYATLALIALHICGVVLASLEHKENLVRAMVTGWKRGE, from the coding sequence ATGAACGAAGCCGTGCGGAAAATGCCCGGCACTGTTTCCGGCCGCTCACCGCGGCCGGAGGTGGTGAAAGTTTGGGACCCGCTGGTGCGGCTGTTCCACTGGTCGCTGGTCGGCTTCTTCACCTTCTCGTACCTGACGGGTGACGAGTGGAAATCGGCGCACATCATTTCCGGCTACGTCATCGCCGGTCTGATCGCGATCCGGGTGCTGTGGGGGCTCTTCGGTAGCCACCATGCGCGGTTTTCGAGTTTCGTCTACAGTCCGCGCACGGTCCTGTCGTTCCTCCTCGATACCGCCCGCATGCGTGCCAAGCGCTACATCGGCCACAATCCGGCCGGCGGCGCCATGGTGGTGGCCCTTCTCCTGATGATTTCGGGGATCGTCACCAGCGGCTACATGATGACCACCGACGCCTTCTGGGGTGTCGAGTGGGTCGAGGAAGTCCATCAGACGTGCGTCTATGCGACGCTCGCGCTGATCGCGCTCCATATTTGCGGCGTCGTCCTCGCCAGTCTGGAGCACAAGGAAAACCTCGTGCGCGCCATGGTCACCGGCTGGAAACGCGGCGAATGA
- a CDS encoding helix-turn-helix transcriptional regulator, whose product MRPADRLFRIIQLMRATGRAMTAAEIAEKMEVSRRTIYRDMEHLVGSGAPIDGEPGVGYLLREDFDAPPLVFTFEQLEALAFGVRAVQMLGDDSLGRAAREALEKLEASLPKEHIERLRRAPLRAFRSGSQGTIPASFDLVRKAISARRKMEIGYRSLSGTVTRRVVRPLGLSAFGNLWLLTAWCELRDGFRDFRLDRVEGATLLLETFPADEKRSFERYLDGLAG is encoded by the coding sequence ATGCGTCCAGCCGACCGTCTTTTCCGAATCATCCAGCTGATGCGCGCCACGGGCCGCGCGATGACGGCGGCCGAGATCGCCGAAAAGATGGAGGTTTCCAGGCGCACGATCTATCGCGACATGGAGCATCTCGTCGGATCTGGCGCGCCGATCGATGGCGAGCCCGGCGTCGGCTATTTGTTGCGGGAGGATTTCGACGCGCCGCCACTGGTCTTCACCTTCGAGCAGTTGGAGGCACTCGCCTTCGGGGTACGGGCAGTGCAGATGCTGGGTGACGATTCGCTCGGCCGGGCGGCCCGCGAGGCGCTGGAAAAGCTGGAGGCTTCGCTCCCGAAGGAGCATATCGAAAGACTGCGGCGGGCGCCGCTCCGGGCATTCCGCAGCGGCAGCCAGGGGACGATCCCCGCCTCATTCGATCTGGTCCGCAAGGCGATTTCCGCCCGCCGCAAAATGGAGATCGGCTACCGCAGTCTGTCCGGCACGGTGACGCGCCGGGTTGTCCGGCCGCTCGGCCTCAGCGCCTTCGGGAATCTGTGGCTGCTGACGGCCTGGTGCGAACTGCGTGACGGCTTCCGGGATTTCCGCCTCGACCGGGTGGAAGGTGCGACACTGCTTCTAGAAACCTTTCCAGCCGACGAGAAAAGGAGCTTCGAGCGCTATCTGGACGGCCTTGCCGGCTGA
- a CDS encoding PAS-domain containing protein: MTKARDLLERVCSKISDLPDPACVKNGELRYVAANEAYGQLFGLRPEDFAGKTDSELFEEVAGGERDDRERRVIVFGEEQAVLIADRMGRSCRLMIERFSDEDGRSYLFEKAGEVAEGQARSLVAVRSLPVPDARESSTSLQHQIEGLLRFLPVGVLLLSDKLVIEYFNDAFAGMLGSNRPERLIGMSYRDFVRRNYDRGVYQRGEEVFENLYARRLAQILNDEGQGGATQFETTRGMVLSVAARHLDSGKILVTYSDVTPLHRREQESVLYRTTIEQLPVPVFIRDREHRFIFANKAYEEMHQCTLESVYGLDEEEMFPELGAEFHQDNVEVLRTGALIERAADVTLPDGRPASVVTRMSRIVTPDQKPYLVGSISDVTLLKAREQQLLEAQARTEKLYDDLVSIFRIMPVGVAILDRDLNVEFANEQCATIWAWPDGTPLEGRPFRHYCELNRKKGWSWPETEFEEGYRQRVAAFTELRGSVTREMAYADGKYVLSTATRLSGDRILLTYADLTEMRKKDREIGEAQAKLEQLGQFMHDATRVMSQGLAFVEDGVILQSNEALARILNVPARLVEPGQSWHASFAYCARRGDFGAEPMARLGKWQEKIEAQKGFSEVFLADGQTWVQVDATVSSRGHWMLVYSDITEMKKREQELTVLLARSEAADRAKSEFLANMSHEIRTPMNGVLGMAELLAGSNLDTRQKTFVDIIVKSGNALLTIINDILDFSKIDAGQMQLRKMAFDPIDAVEDVATLLSTAAAEKDIELVVEGDAAARHVIIGDAGRFRQIVTNLLGNAIKFTEKGHVLVALSSEPAGDDEVTVTLRIEDTGVGIPEDKQRTIFEKFSQADSSSTRRHEGTGLGLAITAGLVGLFGAASTSKANRDTARSLPFGCRSRRPAGATSTARCRRT; the protein is encoded by the coding sequence ATGACGAAGGCGCGTGATTTGCTGGAGAGGGTGTGCAGCAAGATCTCCGATCTGCCCGATCCTGCATGCGTCAAGAACGGCGAACTTCGTTACGTCGCGGCAAACGAGGCCTATGGGCAGCTTTTCGGCCTTCGCCCCGAGGATTTTGCCGGCAAGACGGACAGCGAGCTGTTCGAGGAGGTCGCCGGAGGCGAACGCGACGACCGCGAGCGCCGGGTGATCGTCTTCGGGGAGGAGCAGGCCGTTCTGATCGCCGATCGCATGGGGCGGTCATGTCGTCTGATGATCGAGCGATTCTCCGACGAAGACGGTCGTTCCTACCTCTTTGAGAAGGCCGGAGAGGTGGCCGAGGGGCAGGCCCGTAGCCTGGTTGCCGTGCGCTCGTTGCCGGTGCCGGACGCAAGAGAATCCAGTACGTCTCTGCAACACCAGATCGAGGGCCTGCTGCGCTTCCTGCCAGTCGGTGTCCTGTTGCTCAGCGACAAGCTCGTCATCGAATATTTCAACGATGCCTTCGCGGGCATGCTCGGGAGCAACCGGCCGGAACGGCTCATCGGCATGAGTTACCGGGATTTCGTCCGCAGGAACTATGATCGGGGCGTTTACCAGCGCGGCGAAGAGGTATTCGAAAACCTCTACGCCCGCCGGCTTGCGCAAATCCTGAACGACGAGGGGCAGGGCGGCGCGACCCAGTTCGAGACGACGCGGGGAATGGTGTTGTCGGTCGCCGCCCGGCATCTGGACAGCGGCAAGATTCTGGTCACCTATTCAGATGTGACGCCGTTGCACCGGCGCGAGCAGGAAAGCGTCCTTTACCGTACCACGATCGAGCAATTGCCGGTTCCGGTGTTCATCCGCGACCGGGAGCATCGTTTCATCTTCGCCAACAAAGCTTACGAAGAGATGCACCAGTGCACGCTCGAAAGCGTGTACGGGCTCGACGAGGAAGAGATGTTTCCGGAACTCGGCGCGGAGTTCCATCAGGACAATGTCGAGGTGCTGAGGACCGGCGCCCTCATCGAACGCGCCGCTGATGTGACTCTTCCGGACGGTCGTCCGGCTTCCGTCGTCACCCGGATGAGCCGGATCGTCACGCCCGACCAGAAGCCTTACCTCGTCGGCTCCATTTCGGACGTGACACTGCTCAAGGCGCGCGAGCAGCAACTGCTGGAAGCTCAGGCGCGGACGGAGAAGCTTTACGACGATCTCGTCAGCATCTTCCGAATCATGCCGGTTGGCGTCGCAATTCTCGACCGCGACCTGAACGTCGAGTTCGCCAACGAGCAATGCGCCACGATCTGGGCCTGGCCCGACGGCACGCCGCTCGAGGGCAGGCCGTTTCGCCATTACTGCGAGCTCAATCGAAAGAAGGGGTGGAGCTGGCCAGAAACCGAATTCGAGGAGGGGTATCGGCAGCGTGTCGCCGCCTTCACCGAACTCCGCGGGTCTGTGACCCGCGAGATGGCTTACGCCGATGGGAAGTACGTGCTGAGCACCGCCACGCGACTCAGTGGCGACCGCATCTTGCTGACCTATGCCGATCTCACCGAGATGCGGAAGAAGGACCGCGAAATCGGCGAGGCCCAGGCCAAGCTCGAACAACTCGGCCAGTTCATGCACGATGCGACGCGGGTGATGTCGCAGGGCCTCGCTTTTGTCGAGGACGGCGTGATCCTGCAGTCAAACGAGGCACTCGCACGAATCCTGAACGTGCCGGCGAGGCTCGTGGAGCCGGGCCAGAGCTGGCATGCCTCCTTCGCCTATTGCGCGCGGCGCGGTGATTTCGGCGCGGAGCCGATGGCGCGGCTCGGCAAGTGGCAGGAGAAGATCGAGGCGCAGAAGGGATTCTCCGAGGTCTTCCTCGCCGACGGCCAGACATGGGTCCAGGTCGATGCGACAGTGAGCAGCCGCGGGCACTGGATGCTCGTCTATTCCGACATCACCGAGATGAAGAAGCGCGAACAGGAACTGACGGTCCTTCTCGCGCGTAGCGAAGCGGCCGACAGGGCGAAGTCGGAATTTCTCGCCAACATGAGCCACGAAATTCGCACGCCCATGAACGGTGTGCTCGGCATGGCGGAACTGCTGGCCGGCTCCAACCTCGATACGCGCCAGAAGACCTTCGTCGACATCATCGTGAAATCCGGCAATGCCCTGCTGACGATCATCAACGACATTCTCGACTTTTCCAAGATCGACGCCGGCCAGATGCAGTTGCGGAAGATGGCGTTCGACCCGATCGACGCCGTCGAGGACGTGGCGACGCTGCTCTCGACCGCGGCAGCAGAAAAGGACATCGAGCTCGTCGTCGAGGGTGATGCCGCCGCCCGCCATGTGATCATCGGCGATGCCGGTCGCTTCCGCCAGATCGTCACCAACCTGCTCGGCAATGCCATCAAGTTCACCGAGAAGGGGCATGTGCTCGTCGCCCTTTCGAGCGAGCCTGCCGGGGACGACGAGGTGACGGTGACGCTGAGGATCGAGGACACCGGCGTCGGCATTCCGGAAGACAAGCAGCGGACGATCTTCGAGAAGTTCTCGCAGGCCGATTCGTCCTCCACCCGCCGGCACGAGGGGACCGGGCTCGGACTTGCGATCACCGCAGGCCTCGTCGGGCTCTTCGGGGCAGCATCGACGTCGAAAGCGAACCGGGACACGGCTCGGTCTTTACCGTTCGGCTGCCGTTCAAGACGGCCGGCAGGCGCCACCAGCACCGCACGCTGCCGTCGAACATAG
- a CDS encoding response regulator, with protein sequence MLVVDDNALNRKILAEQLVGWGFDGLAVDGGPAAFAILEEACRLGVAVDALVIDDQMPGMSGVDLAHRVREDSRFGDVAIVFLTSMDAVGDERAFAQLKVDAQLMKPARSNLLRNAIIDVVRAARLRRGHATAETAPPVLPPRKRLSSVATADMQESVVTPGYEILVAEDNEVNQIVFTQILQAAGLSFAIVTDGQAAVDAWERHCPRLILMDVSMPVMNGLQATQTIRERERAVGDGRHVPIIGVTAHALDSDRDICLGAGMDDYLSKPVGPEQLAAKMERWLVESRDGETAAASGA encoded by the coding sequence GTGCTTGTCGTTGACGACAATGCGCTCAACCGAAAAATCCTGGCCGAGCAGCTCGTCGGCTGGGGTTTCGACGGACTGGCCGTCGACGGCGGTCCGGCTGCCTTTGCGATTCTCGAGGAGGCCTGCCGTCTCGGTGTGGCGGTCGACGCACTGGTCATCGACGACCAGATGCCGGGTATGAGTGGCGTCGATCTCGCGCACCGGGTTCGCGAAGATTCTCGTTTCGGCGACGTGGCAATCGTCTTCCTGACGTCGATGGATGCGGTCGGCGACGAGCGCGCCTTTGCCCAGCTGAAGGTCGACGCCCAGCTGATGAAGCCCGCCCGCAGCAACCTCCTGCGGAACGCCATCATCGACGTGGTGCGTGCGGCGCGCCTGCGGCGCGGGCACGCCACGGCGGAAACGGCGCCGCCCGTCCTGCCGCCCCGCAAGCGTCTCTCGTCCGTTGCCACGGCGGATATGCAGGAGAGTGTCGTCACGCCAGGCTACGAAATTCTGGTGGCGGAGGACAATGAGGTCAACCAGATCGTCTTCACGCAGATCCTGCAGGCGGCCGGCCTGAGCTTCGCCATCGTCACCGACGGGCAGGCGGCTGTGGACGCGTGGGAGCGGCATTGCCCGCGTCTGATCCTTATGGATGTTTCGATGCCGGTGATGAACGGCCTTCAGGCGACGCAGACGATCCGCGAGCGCGAGAGGGCGGTGGGAGACGGCCGGCACGTCCCGATCATCGGCGTCACCGCCCACGCGCTCGACAGCGACCGGGACATCTGTCTTGGCGCCGGTATGGACGACTATCTTTCCAAGCCGGTCGGACCGGAGCAACTCGCCGCCAAGATGGAGCGTTGGCTCGTGGAGTCCCGTGACGGGGAGACGGCCGCCGCTTCAGGCGCCTGA
- the mnmD gene encoding tRNA (5-methylaminomethyl-2-thiouridine)(34)-methyltransferase MnmD: MTGSTSTPTAGDSGTLLWHEGDMPYSAAFGDHFYCQTDGRLECGHVFLSGNGLPARWETDGLFRIGELGFGTGLNACETWRQWKLTRRPGGVLHFVSFEFYPMSASDLSRALSRWSEIDAEREALAALWPSEPRGTIDLALDEATRLTVVCGDALASVTATGLAFDAWYLDGFAPSRNSAMWSAELMNAVFSKTVEGGTFATYAAAGFVRRNLIAAGFEVERRKGFAGKREMLCGVKPARSGA, from the coding sequence ATGACAGGTTCCACTTCGACACCGACGGCCGGCGACAGCGGCACGCTCTTGTGGCACGAGGGCGATATGCCCTATTCGGCCGCCTTTGGCGATCACTTTTATTGCCAGACGGACGGGCGGCTCGAATGCGGCCATGTCTTCCTTTCGGGCAACGGCCTGCCGGCGCGCTGGGAGACGGACGGACTCTTCCGGATCGGCGAACTCGGCTTCGGCACCGGCCTCAATGCCTGCGAGACCTGGCGGCAGTGGAAGCTCACGCGCAGGCCGGGCGGCGTGCTGCACTTCGTCTCCTTCGAGTTCTACCCGATGTCGGCAAGCGATCTTTCGCGCGCCCTCTCCCGCTGGTCGGAGATCGATGCGGAGCGCGAGGCGCTGGCGGCACTCTGGCCGTCAGAACCCCGCGGCACCATCGACCTCGCCCTCGACGAGGCGACCCGGCTGACGGTCGTCTGCGGCGACGCCCTCGCCTCGGTGACGGCCACCGGCCTTGCCTTCGACGCCTGGTATCTCGATGGCTTTGCACCGTCCCGCAACAGCGCCATGTGGTCGGCCGAACTGATGAACGCAGTATTCTCGAAAACCGTGGAAGGCGGCACGTTCGCGACCTATGCGGCGGCGGGCTTCGTCAGGCGGAACCTGATTGCCGCAGGCTTCGAGGTCGAGCGGCGAAAGGGCTTCGCCGGAAAGCGGGAAATGCTCTGCGGTGTGAAACCGGCCCGCTCAGGCGCCTGA
- a CDS encoding NAD(P)/FAD-dependent oxidoreductase: MQLADTAHVRAGQSRAGLLIVGGGVMGLWAAVQAERRGIDTLLIDSGEIGHGASGGFMGALMPHMPDNWSDKKQFQFDALVSLEEEIGRLERETGVSAGYRRSGRLIPLPKPHLRVIAEKHEKEAGERWIAGDRRFAWSVRDGSPCGNGWPATDHATAGVVFDTLAAHVFPRRVSALLGAFLRSARHVKIREGAELDRLDAARSIAVLSTGEEVAFGHVIVAAGYRSFPILEALGAPFPRPLGQPVKGQAALLSADIDPDLPLLYLDGLYIVPHEGGRVAIGSTSENRFADPFSTDEQLDEIVARARLLAPGLEDAEVIERWAGLRPKAIDRDPMVGEHPDHCNVIALTGGFKVSFGLAHRLADAALQVVEGGTPVLPASFHLSSHIAVASR; encoded by the coding sequence ATGCAATTAGCCGATACTGCTCATGTCCGCGCGGGTCAATCGCGCGCCGGCCTCCTGATCGTCGGCGGCGGCGTCATGGGGCTCTGGGCGGCTGTCCAGGCCGAGCGACGCGGCATCGATACGCTGCTGATCGACAGCGGCGAGATCGGCCACGGGGCAAGCGGCGGTTTCATGGGCGCGCTGATGCCGCATATGCCGGACAACTGGTCGGACAAAAAGCAGTTCCAGTTCGATGCACTCGTCTCGCTGGAAGAGGAGATTGGTCGCCTCGAGCGCGAAACCGGCGTTTCGGCGGGCTACCGGCGCAGCGGCCGGCTGATCCCGCTGCCGAAGCCGCATCTGAGAGTGATCGCCGAAAAGCACGAGAAGGAGGCCGGCGAGCGCTGGATCGCAGGTGACCGCCGTTTCGCCTGGAGCGTGCGTGACGGATCGCCCTGCGGAAACGGCTGGCCGGCCACCGATCACGCCACAGCTGGCGTCGTCTTCGATACGCTCGCAGCACATGTCTTCCCGCGCCGCGTTTCGGCTCTCCTCGGCGCCTTCCTGCGTTCTGCGCGACACGTGAAGATTCGCGAAGGTGCCGAACTCGACCGCCTCGACGCCGCTCGCAGCATCGCCGTCCTCTCCACCGGAGAGGAGGTAGCATTCGGCCACGTCATCGTCGCGGCCGGATACCGTTCGTTCCCGATCCTGGAGGCGCTGGGTGCGCCGTTTCCCCGTCCGCTCGGCCAGCCGGTGAAGGGGCAGGCTGCCTTGCTCTCCGCCGATATCGATCCCGACCTTCCGCTCCTCTATCTGGACGGTCTCTATATCGTCCCGCATGAGGGCGGGCGTGTCGCGATCGGCAGCACCAGCGAGAACCGCTTTGCCGATCCCTTCTCGACCGACGAACAGCTGGACGAGATTGTCGCGCGTGCGCGCCTCCTCGCGCCGGGGCTTGAAGACGCCGAGGTGATTGAGCGCTGGGCCGGCCTGCGGCCGAAGGCGATCGACCGCGATCCGATGGTGGGAGAGCATCCCGACCACTGCAACGTGATCGCGCTGACCGGCGGTTTCAAGGTCAGTTTCGGTCTCGCGCACCGGCTTGCCGATGCCGCCCTGCAGGTCGTCGAGGGCGGTACGCCGGTCCTTCCGGCGTCCTTCCATCTTTCGAGCCATATCGCCGTCGCTTCTCGTTAA